A genomic window from Gymnodinialimonas ceratoperidinii includes:
- a CDS encoding ABC transporter ATP-binding protein encodes MTAPASSFPAIELKGISKAFGPVQANKNISISVKKGTIHGIVGENGAGKSTLMSILYGFYKADAGEIWINGQHTHIPDSQAAIRAGIGMVHQHFKLVENFTVVENVILGAEDGALLQPSIAKARRILTELAAEYGLDVNPDAVVQDLSVGHQQRVEILKQLYRQADILILDEPTGVLTPSEADQLFRILGRLKDEGKTIILITHKLREIMDVTDTVSVMRRGEMTATVKTSETSPAGLAELMVGRKVLLQVDKAPANPGEVVLAVKNLRVVDATGVERLKSISFEIRAGEILGIAGVAGNGQSELLEVLGGMIAATSGEVTLHGQPIDITGRNSDAGSRRKRGIGHVPEDRQVEGLIMPFEAWENVAFGYHHDAKYQSGILMDNAAIKADCADKMERYDVRPPNPRLPARNFSGGNQQKIVVAREMDRQPELLLVGQPTRGVDIGAIEFIHKEIIALRDAGKAVLLVSVELDEILGLSDRIAVMFDGAISGERLPENTNEGDLGLLMAGVTEGAA; translated from the coding sequence ATGACGGCACCCGCCTCTTCCTTCCCGGCCATCGAGCTAAAGGGCATCTCGAAAGCCTTCGGCCCGGTGCAAGCGAACAAGAACATTTCGATTTCCGTGAAGAAGGGCACGATCCACGGGATCGTCGGCGAAAACGGCGCGGGCAAATCAACGCTGATGTCGATCCTCTACGGCTTCTACAAGGCCGACGCCGGAGAGATCTGGATCAACGGACAACATACCCACATCCCCGACAGCCAGGCTGCCATTCGCGCCGGCATCGGAATGGTGCACCAGCACTTCAAGCTGGTCGAGAACTTCACCGTCGTCGAAAACGTGATCCTCGGGGCAGAGGACGGCGCGCTTCTGCAGCCCTCCATCGCCAAGGCGCGGCGCATTTTGACGGAATTGGCCGCCGAATACGGGCTGGACGTGAACCCCGACGCGGTCGTGCAGGATCTGAGCGTTGGCCACCAGCAGCGGGTCGAAATCCTCAAGCAGCTCTACCGTCAGGCCGATATCCTCATCCTCGACGAACCCACCGGCGTGCTGACGCCCTCCGAAGCCGACCAGCTTTTCCGCATCCTTGGCCGCCTGAAGGACGAGGGCAAGACGATCATCCTGATCACCCACAAGCTGCGCGAGATCATGGACGTGACAGATACCGTCTCGGTCATGCGCCGGGGCGAGATGACCGCCACCGTCAAGACCTCCGAGACCTCCCCCGCCGGACTGGCAGAGCTGATGGTGGGCCGCAAGGTTCTGCTTCAGGTGGACAAGGCCCCGGCCAATCCGGGCGAGGTCGTGCTGGCGGTGAAGAACCTGCGCGTCGTCGACGCCACGGGGGTCGAGAGGCTCAAGAGCATCTCCTTCGAAATCCGCGCCGGAGAGATCCTCGGGATCGCGGGCGTGGCGGGCAACGGCCAGTCCGAACTGCTCGAAGTGCTCGGCGGCATGATCGCTGCCACATCCGGCGAGGTCACTTTGCACGGCCAGCCCATCGACATCACCGGCCGCAACAGCGACGCGGGCTCACGCCGGAAGCGCGGCATCGGCCATGTGCCGGAAGACCGTCAGGTCGAGGGGCTGATCATGCCTTTCGAGGCATGGGAGAACGTGGCCTTCGGCTATCATCACGACGCGAAATACCAATCGGGCATCCTCATGGACAACGCCGCGATCAAGGCTGATTGCGCCGACAAGATGGAGCGCTACGACGTGCGCCCACCCAACCCCCGGCTTCCGGCCCGCAACTTCTCGGGCGGCAACCAGCAGAAGATCGTCGTGGCCCGCGAGATGGACCGCCAGCCCGAGCTGCTGCTCGTCGGCCAACCCACCCGCGGCGTCGATATCGGCGCCATCGAGTTCATCCACAAGGAGATCATCGCGCTGCGCGACGCGGGCAAGGCCGTGTTGCTGGTGAGCGTTGAACTCGACGAAATCCTCGGGCTCTCGGACCGCATCGCCGTCATGTTCGACGGCGCGATCAGCGGCGAGCGTCTGCCAGAGAATACCAACGAGGGCGACCTGGGCCTACTGATGGCCGGCGTCACGGAAGGGGCCGCGTAA
- a CDS encoding BMP family lipoprotein has product MTMMKTLLGACATLAISATGVLADGPAIIFDLGGKFDRSFNESAFNGAERWAEETGGTYREIELQNDAQREQAMRRLAEAGSNPIVMAGFSQASALEVVAPDYPDTTFVIIDGVVDAPNVQSIIFSEHEGSYLVGMMAGMASESGTVSFVGGMDIPLISRFACGFAQGAVAADPDATVIANMTGTTPAAWNDPVRGGELTRGQIGQGSDVVFAAAGGTGLGVLQTAADEGILSIGVDANQNYLHPGSVLTSMVKRVDVAVYDSFSAETIEPGIFVYGLAEDGVGYAMDEFNAELVTEEMIAAVDAAREQIIAGEIEVHNFSDDGTCPVAMQ; this is encoded by the coding sequence ATGACCATGATGAAAACCCTGCTCGGCGCTTGCGCCACGCTTGCCATTTCCGCCACCGGCGTGCTGGCGGACGGCCCTGCGATCATCTTCGACCTGGGCGGCAAGTTCGACCGCTCCTTCAACGAAAGCGCCTTCAACGGTGCGGAGCGTTGGGCCGAGGAAACCGGTGGCACTTACCGCGAGATCGAGCTCCAGAACGACGCTCAGCGTGAGCAGGCAATGCGCCGCCTCGCCGAGGCCGGCTCCAACCCGATTGTCATGGCAGGCTTCAGCCAGGCCTCCGCGCTCGAGGTTGTTGCGCCCGATTATCCCGACACGACCTTCGTCATCATCGACGGCGTGGTCGATGCGCCGAACGTGCAGTCGATCATTTTCTCCGAGCATGAAGGCTCCTACCTCGTCGGCATGATGGCCGGCATGGCGTCCGAATCCGGCACCGTCTCTTTTGTGGGCGGCATGGACATCCCGCTGATCTCGCGCTTTGCCTGCGGCTTTGCGCAGGGTGCGGTCGCAGCCGACCCCGACGCGACGGTCATCGCCAACATGACGGGCACGACCCCTGCCGCCTGGAACGACCCGGTGCGCGGTGGAGAGCTGACCCGAGGCCAGATCGGTCAGGGCTCTGACGTGGTGTTCGCTGCTGCTGGCGGCACCGGCCTTGGCGTGCTGCAGACCGCGGCCGACGAAGGCATCCTGTCGATCGGCGTGGACGCCAACCAGAACTACCTGCACCCCGGTTCGGTCCTGACTTCCATGGTCAAGCGCGTGGACGTGGCCGTCTATGACAGCTTCTCCGCCGAGACCATCGAGCCCGGCATCTTCGTCTACGGCCTCGCCGAAGACGGCGTTGGCTACGCGATGGACGAGTTCAACGCCGAGCTGGTGACCGAAGAGATGATCGCCGCCGTGGACGCCGCGCGCGAACAGATCATTGCGGGCGAGATCGAAGTGCACAACTTCTCCGACGACGGCACCTGCCCCGTCGCCATGCAGTAA
- the rimI gene encoding ribosomal protein S18-alanine N-acetyltransferase: MTPAEMARLHGASFTRGWSEDEFADLLARPSTLATSTATGFAILQVIVPEAEVVTIVVDPARRGQGEGRKLLNEALKAAAGRGVTDVFLEVDETNAAALALYEKNGFTRTGLRPGYYRHADGRHSDAVLMSCAIPAGT; this comes from the coding sequence ATGACGCCGGCCGAGATGGCGCGGCTCCATGGGGCGAGCTTCACACGCGGCTGGTCCGAGGATGAATTCGCCGACCTGCTGGCGCGCCCCTCGACGCTTGCCACCAGTACCGCCACCGGATTCGCGATTCTGCAGGTGATCGTGCCGGAAGCCGAGGTCGTGACCATCGTGGTCGACCCCGCCCGTCGGGGGCAGGGCGAAGGACGCAAACTGCTGAACGAGGCCCTGAAGGCCGCCGCCGGGCGGGGCGTCACCGACGTGTTTCTCGAGGTTGACGAGACCAACGCCGCGGCCTTGGCGCTCTACGAGAAGAACGGCTTCACCCGAACGGGCCTCCGCCCGGGATACTACCGCCATGCGGACGGCCGCCACAGCGACGCGGTGCTGATGTCCTGTGCAATTCCGGCGGGCACGTAA
- the tsaB gene encoding tRNA (adenosine(37)-N6)-threonylcarbamoyltransferase complex dimerization subunit type 1 TsaB — MAHPTILAFDTSGPWVETAVLRGSKICAARSVDMATGQAERLMPLIEETLAEAQVELKQLDAIGVGIGPGNFTGIRISVAAARGLALALARPAIGVSMLDALAFHAPRPCLALLSAPRDMAYLQRFGADVACAATMISKAELHQWVTPGITLVGDGVAEHAEPLGLPHAPAACAPACAIAHLAAERLGTGQTRPAPLYIKPADAAPSREKGPVIL, encoded by the coding sequence ATGGCGCATCCGACGATCCTCGCATTCGACACCTCCGGCCCCTGGGTCGAAACGGCCGTGTTGCGCGGTTCAAAGATCTGTGCCGCCAGATCCGTGGACATGGCCACGGGCCAGGCCGAGCGCCTGATGCCCCTGATCGAGGAAACCCTCGCCGAGGCGCAGGTCGAGTTGAAGCAGCTTGACGCGATCGGTGTCGGAATCGGCCCCGGCAATTTCACCGGCATCAGGATTTCCGTCGCAGCGGCGCGCGGGCTGGCACTGGCCCTTGCGCGGCCCGCCATCGGCGTCTCGATGCTCGACGCGCTGGCCTTTCACGCTCCGCGCCCCTGTCTCGCGCTCCTGAGCGCCCCCCGCGACATGGCCTACCTTCAGCGTTTCGGAGCAGACGTCGCGTGCGCGGCAACGATGATCTCCAAGGCAGAGCTGCACCAATGGGTCACGCCGGGCATCACGCTGGTGGGCGACGGCGTTGCGGAACACGCTGAGCCCCTCGGCCTCCCCCATGCTCCCGCCGCCTGTGCCCCGGCCTGCGCCATTGCCCATCTGGCAGCTGAGCGGCTCGGCACCGGGCAAACCCGCCCCGCGCCGCTCTATATCAAGCCTGCAGATGCCGCCCCCTCCCGCGAAAAAGGGCCGGTGATCCTATGA
- a CDS encoding NifU family protein, translated as MFIQTESTPNPATLKFLPGQTVLEMGTADFPSKETSAKSPLASRIFAVEGVTGVFFGIDFVTVTKADSVEWDHVKPAILGAIMEHYQSGEPVMEGDHKADGGHAEHSGEDGEIVGQIKNLLDTRVRPAVAQDGGDITFHGFDRGVVYLHMQGACAGCPSSTLTLKMGIENLLRHYIPEVVEVRPVNT; from the coding sequence ATGTTCATTCAGACCGAATCCACTCCGAACCCCGCGACCCTGAAATTCCTGCCCGGCCAGACCGTGCTGGAGATGGGGACCGCCGATTTTCCGAGCAAGGAGACCTCGGCCAAGTCGCCTCTCGCGTCGCGCATCTTCGCGGTCGAGGGCGTCACCGGTGTGTTCTTCGGGATCGACTTCGTCACCGTCACCAAGGCGGATTCGGTGGAGTGGGACCATGTGAAACCTGCCATTCTCGGCGCGATCATGGAGCACTATCAATCCGGCGAGCCGGTGATGGAAGGCGACCACAAGGCTGACGGCGGCCATGCTGAGCATAGCGGTGAAGACGGCGAGATTGTGGGTCAGATCAAGAACTTGCTTGATACCCGCGTGCGTCCCGCCGTGGCGCAGGATGGCGGTGACATCACCTTCCATGGCTTCGATCGCGGCGTTGTCTATCTGCATATGCAGGGCGCCTGCGCGGGTTGCCCCTCGTCGACGCTGACCCTGAAAATGGGCATCGAGAACCTGCTGCGCCATTATATTCCCGAAGTCGTGGAAGTGCGCCCCGTCAACACCTGA
- a CDS encoding universal stress protein: MRKFLVVLDDTRECLNAMRFAAMRAHNTGGGVEILSVIPPDEFNHWIGVGDIMRAEARERIEAHFNVFAKWMRDKQDIDPTLVIREGVPEEQILAHIEADKEIGVLVLGANSGKGGPGPLVTAMTKMAGNLPAPMTIVPVELSKEQLEAIT, from the coding sequence ATGCGTAAATTTCTCGTCGTGCTCGATGACACCCGCGAATGCCTGAACGCGATGCGTTTCGCGGCAATGCGCGCCCATAATACCGGGGGCGGAGTCGAGATCCTGTCGGTCATCCCGCCGGACGAGTTCAATCACTGGATCGGCGTCGGCGACATCATGCGAGCCGAAGCCCGCGAACGGATCGAGGCGCACTTCAACGTCTTTGCCAAATGGATGCGGGACAAGCAGGACATCGACCCCACGCTTGTCATCCGCGAAGGCGTGCCGGAGGAGCAGATCCTCGCCCATATCGAGGCCGACAAGGAAATCGGCGTCCTCGTGCTCGGCGCGAACTCCGGCAAGGGCGGCCCGGGCCCGCTGGTCACGGCAATGACCAAAATGGCCGGCAACCTCCCCGCCCCGATGACAATCGTCCCGGTAGAGCTCAGCAAGGAACAGTTGGAAGCGATTACCTGA
- a CDS encoding branched-chain amino acid aminotransferase: protein MATGTNIKTYFDGAWHDDDIPVMRAADHGAWQATTVFDGARYVDGLAPDLLAHCERVVRSAKALSLNPGKTGQEIYDIIWEGLKRYPTDVAVYVRPNFFGIQGGHYGIVPGDAEAGFYVCLEEVPMAAPDAASRLAKTQFHRPVLATAVLGAKAGCLYPNNARMLMEARAKGYDNALVCDAMGNVAETATANIFMVRDGEAFTPIPNGTFLNGITRQRHIANLRADGVTVTEAVLTFDDFRAADEVFMTGNLNKVTPVLEFDGTHYQHGPITKRARELYWDWAASTA, encoded by the coding sequence ATGGCGACCGGAACCAATATCAAAACCTACTTCGACGGCGCTTGGCATGACGACGATATCCCCGTCATGCGCGCGGCCGACCATGGCGCATGGCAGGCGACCACGGTCTTTGACGGTGCGCGCTACGTCGACGGCCTCGCGCCGGACCTTCTGGCCCATTGCGAGCGTGTCGTACGCTCCGCCAAGGCGCTCTCCCTGAACCCCGGCAAGACCGGGCAGGAAATCTACGACATCATCTGGGAAGGGCTGAAACGCTACCCGACCGATGTCGCGGTCTACGTGCGTCCCAACTTTTTCGGCATTCAGGGCGGCCATTACGGAATCGTGCCCGGCGATGCCGAGGCGGGGTTCTACGTCTGCCTCGAAGAAGTCCCCATGGCCGCGCCGGACGCGGCCTCGCGGCTGGCAAAAACGCAGTTCCACCGTCCGGTGCTGGCCACGGCGGTGCTTGGCGCCAAGGCGGGCTGCCTCTACCCGAACAACGCGCGAATGCTGATGGAAGCGCGCGCCAAGGGCTACGACAACGCGCTGGTGTGTGACGCCATGGGCAACGTGGCCGAGACCGCGACCGCCAACATCTTCATGGTCCGCGATGGAGAGGCCTTCACCCCGATCCCGAACGGCACCTTCCTCAACGGCATCACGCGGCAACGGCACATCGCCAACCTGCGCGCCGATGGCGTCACCGTCACCGAGGCCGTCCTGACCTTCGATGATTTCCGCGCCGCGGACGAGGTCTTTATGACCGGCAACCTCAACAAGGTTACCCCGGTTCTGGAGTTCGACGGCACCCATTACCAGCACGGGCCGATCACGAAACGCGCGCGTGAGCTCTACTGGGACTGGGCGGCCTCCACCGCTTAA
- the trpS gene encoding tryptophan--tRNA ligase — MAETQFKPRAFSGIQPSGGLTLGNYLGALKRFAQTQNAGTHETIFCMVDLHAITARLLSPDELRNNTRELCAGFIASGVDPEKSILINQSQVPEHAQLAWIFNCVARMGWMGRMTQWKDKSGKDAEGASLGLFAYPALMAADILIYHATHVPVGDDQKQHLELTRDIAAKFNHDYGVDFFPITEPVIEGAATRVMNLQDGTKKMSKSDPVDKTRINMTDDADAIAKKIRKAKTDPDPLPDAVDGLAERPDARNLVNIYAALADLDPQAVLDEHAGAMFGHFKVALADLAVAKLSPISSEMSRLMDDPAEIDRILGRGAERAREITVPILEQTYDIVGMLRS, encoded by the coding sequence ATGGCCGAGACCCAGTTCAAACCGCGCGCATTTTCGGGTATCCAGCCCTCGGGCGGGCTGACCCTCGGCAATTACCTTGGTGCCCTGAAGCGGTTTGCCCAGACCCAGAACGCCGGCACTCACGAGACGATCTTCTGCATGGTCGACCTGCACGCGATCACCGCGCGCCTGCTGTCGCCGGACGAATTGCGCAACAACACCCGCGAGCTCTGCGCCGGTTTCATCGCCTCGGGCGTCGATCCTGAGAAGTCGATCCTGATCAACCAGAGCCAGGTACCGGAGCACGCGCAGTTGGCGTGGATCTTCAACTGCGTGGCGCGGATGGGCTGGATGGGTCGCATGACCCAGTGGAAGGACAAGTCCGGCAAGGACGCCGAAGGCGCTTCGCTCGGGCTTTTCGCCTATCCCGCGCTGATGGCTGCCGACATCCTGATCTACCACGCCACCCATGTGCCCGTGGGTGACGACCAGAAACAGCATCTGGAGCTGACGCGCGACATCGCCGCGAAGTTCAACCATGACTACGGCGTGGATTTTTTCCCGATCACCGAGCCGGTGATCGAAGGCGCGGCCACGCGGGTGATGAACCTGCAGGACGGCACCAAGAAGATGTCGAAGTCCGATCCGGTGGACAAGACGCGGATCAACATGACCGATGATGCCGACGCGATCGCCAAGAAGATCCGCAAGGCCAAAACCGACCCGGACCCCCTGCCCGACGCGGTGGATGGGCTGGCCGAGCGTCCCGACGCGCGCAACCTGGTGAACATCTACGCGGCGCTGGCCGATCTTGATCCGCAAGCGGTCCTCGACGAGCACGCGGGCGCGATGTTCGGCCACTTCAAGGTGGCCCTCGCCGACCTCGCCGTGGCGAAGCTTTCGCCGATCTCCTCCGAGATGTCGCGGCTGATGGACGACCCCGCAGAGATCGACCGCATCCTCGGGCGCGGCGCCGAGCGCGCGCGGGAAATCACCGTGCCGATCCTCGAGCAGACCTACGACATCGTGGGCATGCTGCGGAGCTGA
- a CDS encoding rhomboid family intramembrane serine protease produces MGARIVNQGVVSMDQHNVSPFNALPPVVIALAVVIFGLELMFQAATAGFLGGQGGLAWRLAAVQDYAVLDAVWTWMISTGQFPVEHLVRFIAYPLIHQGFVHAAFVVVFILALGKMVAEVYSVAAFLAVFWISAIMGALGFVVLMDSEYPLIGGYPGVYGLIGAFTFLMWVRAEAEGSGQLRAFGLIGVLLGIQLLFGLIAGEFGRVVADFSGFVTGLALSFVVSPGGWRRMLARVRQR; encoded by the coding sequence ATGGGGGCAAGGATCGTCAACCAAGGGGTCGTCTCGATGGACCAGCACAACGTCTCTCCGTTCAACGCACTGCCCCCGGTCGTGATCGCCCTCGCGGTGGTGATTTTCGGATTGGAGCTGATGTTTCAGGCGGCCACCGCAGGATTTCTTGGCGGGCAGGGCGGCCTCGCGTGGCGGTTGGCAGCCGTGCAGGACTACGCCGTGCTCGATGCAGTCTGGACCTGGATGATCTCCACCGGGCAGTTTCCGGTCGAGCATCTCGTCCGCTTCATCGCCTATCCGTTGATCCATCAGGGCTTCGTCCACGCGGCCTTCGTAGTGGTCTTCATCCTCGCGCTCGGCAAGATGGTTGCGGAGGTCTATTCGGTCGCGGCCTTCCTCGCCGTCTTCTGGATCTCTGCGATCATGGGCGCGCTCGGCTTCGTGGTTCTGATGGACAGCGAGTATCCCCTGATCGGCGGCTACCCGGGGGTCTACGGGCTGATCGGCGCCTTCACCTTCCTGATGTGGGTGCGGGCCGAGGCAGAAGGCTCGGGCCAGTTGCGCGCCTTCGGGTTGATCGGCGTCCTCTTGGGAATCCAGCTTCTCTTCGGGTTGATTGCCGGAGAGTTTGGCCGCGTCGTCGCGGATTTCTCGGGCTTCGTGACCGGTCTGGCGCTGTCGTTCGTCGTCAGCCCCGGCGGGTGGCGACGGATGCTGGCGCGGGTGCGTCAGCGCTGA
- a CDS encoding putative rhamnosyl transferase: protein MNPRTVKGAIKSWLRPTERDRTLRDLRENAERVAPSSDVPVVFCAPLMGKHFAEDWAKVSAGVARMVRSLLAQSDPNWTLLLTSQDRPEGLPDDPRIVFLPFEAEVTGMDKRQKVMHLMQELANHLAGRDGYLHALDADDILHPDVVAHIRSDNNGQGYWYKWGGMLDAETGTIARCGPRSLRYPTSRPFLSQCGSSAAIYVDFRAPERRAAEQATLFYGSGHRNFLRVTKALGLTLAPLPFPAGLYVMNTGENMRQKRGLMHRKMTYLKQNRLPEQQQEEYAAMFGLSADAPAPASVATRRG, encoded by the coding sequence TTGAACCCCAGGACCGTGAAAGGCGCCATCAAATCGTGGCTCCGCCCCACTGAACGCGACCGCACCCTGCGTGATCTGCGCGAGAATGCCGAGCGTGTCGCCCCCTCTAGCGACGTGCCGGTAGTGTTCTGCGCGCCGCTGATGGGCAAGCATTTTGCCGAGGATTGGGCCAAGGTCTCTGCTGGCGTGGCCCGGATGGTGCGTAGCCTGCTGGCCCAGAGCGATCCGAACTGGACGCTGCTGCTGACCTCCCAGGATCGGCCCGAGGGGCTACCCGACGATCCGAGGATCGTCTTCCTGCCCTTCGAGGCAGAGGTCACGGGCATGGACAAGCGGCAGAAGGTCATGCACCTGATGCAGGAACTGGCCAATCATCTGGCGGGGCGGGATGGTTACCTCCACGCATTGGATGCCGATGACATCCTGCACCCTGACGTCGTTGCGCACATCCGCTCGGACAACAACGGGCAAGGGTATTGGTACAAGTGGGGCGGTATGCTCGATGCCGAGACCGGGACCATCGCCCGCTGCGGCCCGCGCAGCCTGCGTTATCCGACAAGCCGCCCGTTCCTCAGCCAATGCGGCTCCAGCGCCGCGATCTACGTCGATTTCCGCGCGCCGGAGCGGCGGGCGGCAGAGCAGGCAACACTGTTCTACGGCTCCGGCCACCGCAATTTCCTGCGCGTGACCAAGGCGCTCGGCCTCACGCTTGCCCCGCTACCCTTTCCGGCCGGTCTTTACGTGATGAACACGGGCGAAAACATGCGCCAGAAGCGCGGGCTGATGCATCGCAAGATGACCTATCTGAAGCAGAACCGATTGCCCGAGCAGCAGCAGGAAGAATACGCCGCGATGTTCGGGCTCAGCGCTGACGCACCCGCGCCAGCATCCGTCGCCACCCGCCGGGGCTGA
- the murJ gene encoding murein biosynthesis integral membrane protein MurJ → MENDPKQAPSEAPNAPAPIRLIAGVFTVGFWTMCSRILGFVRDILIGAFLGAGPVAEAFLVAFALPNMFRRFFAEGAFNTAFVPMFSKKVESGDDAERFAQDAFSGLASVLIALTLLAQLVMPWLVLAMAGGFAGDERFPLAVDYGRITFVYILFISLAALFSGMLNATGRFAAAAAAPVLLNIILVGVLTGASLWQPDGKMTTLVDPAETYGDVLAWAVPLAGIAQMALVWFAAARAGFRIRPRLPRLTPDMRRLAWIAFPAMLAGGVVQVNLLVGRFVASFFDGAIAWLYYADRLYQLPLGVVGIAIGIVLLPDLSRRLRAGDDAGGRHAFSRAGELAMALTIPAAVALVVIAVPLISVLFQRGAFTSDDTAATALALSVYAVGLPAFVLQKVLQPVYFAREDTRRPFQYAVVAMVVNAVVAVGLAMVIGFLGAAVATTAAAWVMVGLLSRGRRDLGEVAQFDDRFRARIWRICGAAFAMGGVLYASGLMLGPFLGEPGLRYVALALLVVIGLVSYFGFARLFGAFSLKELRGTMRGR, encoded by the coding sequence ATGGAGAACGACCCGAAGCAAGCGCCGTCCGAGGCTCCGAACGCGCCCGCTCCGATCCGCCTGATCGCGGGCGTCTTTACCGTGGGCTTCTGGACCATGTGCTCGCGGATCCTCGGCTTCGTGCGCGACATCCTGATCGGTGCCTTTCTGGGTGCCGGTCCGGTGGCCGAGGCCTTCCTCGTGGCCTTCGCCCTGCCCAACATGTTCCGCCGCTTCTTCGCCGAGGGCGCTTTCAACACGGCCTTTGTGCCGATGTTCTCCAAGAAAGTGGAAAGCGGAGACGACGCGGAGCGTTTCGCGCAGGATGCCTTCTCGGGCCTCGCCTCGGTCCTGATCGCGCTGACACTTCTGGCGCAACTGGTGATGCCGTGGCTGGTCCTCGCCATGGCGGGTGGCTTCGCGGGGGACGAACGCTTCCCTCTCGCCGTCGACTATGGCCGCATCACCTTCGTCTACATCCTGTTCATCTCGCTGGCGGCGCTCTTCTCCGGGATGCTGAACGCCACCGGGCGCTTTGCTGCCGCCGCCGCCGCTCCCGTGCTTCTCAACATCATCCTTGTGGGCGTTCTTACCGGGGCCTCCCTGTGGCAGCCCGACGGCAAGATGACCACGCTGGTCGACCCGGCCGAGACCTATGGCGACGTGCTCGCCTGGGCAGTGCCGCTGGCGGGCATCGCGCAGATGGCGCTGGTCTGGTTCGCCGCCGCGCGCGCCGGCTTCCGCATCCGCCCGCGCCTGCCGCGCCTGACGCCGGACATGCGGCGGCTTGCATGGATTGCCTTCCCGGCAATGCTGGCGGGCGGTGTGGTGCAGGTGAACCTGCTGGTGGGCCGTTTCGTGGCGAGTTTCTTCGACGGGGCGATCGCCTGGCTCTACTACGCCGACCGGCTTTATCAATTGCCGCTCGGGGTGGTGGGCATTGCCATCGGCATCGTGCTTTTGCCCGATCTGTCGCGCCGGCTGCGCGCCGGCGATGACGCGGGCGGACGCCACGCCTTCTCTCGCGCGGGGGAACTAGCCATGGCGCTGACCATTCCGGCCGCCGTGGCATTGGTGGTCATCGCCGTGCCGCTGATCTCGGTCCTGTTCCAGCGCGGCGCCTTCACCTCCGACGATACCGCCGCCACGGCGCTGGCCCTGTCGGTTTATGCCGTGGGCCTGCCCGCCTTCGTGCTGCAGAAGGTCCTGCAACCGGTCTATTTCGCCCGCGAGGACACCCGCCGCCCGTTCCAATATGCGGTGGTGGCCATGGTGGTGAACGCGGTCGTGGCCGTGGGCCTCGCCATGGTCATCGGCTTTCTGGGAGCGGCGGTGGCCACCACGGCGGCGGCTTGGGTCATGGTCGGCCTGCTGTCGCGCGGACGCCGTGACCTGGGCGAGGTCGCCCAGTTCGACGACCGTTTCCGCGCCCGGATCTGGCGCATCTGCGGCGCCGCCTTCGCCATGGGCGGCGTGCTCTACGCCAGCGGCCTGATGCTTGGACCCTTCCTTGGCGAGCCGGGGCTGCGCTACGTGGCGCTGGCGCTTCTCGTGGTGATCGGCCTCGTCAGCTATTTCGGTTTCGCCCGCCTCTTCGGCGCATTCAGCCTGAAGGAGCTGCGCGGCACCATGCGGGGACGCTGA